In a single window of the Lasioglossum baleicum chromosome 10, iyLasBale1, whole genome shotgun sequence genome:
- the LOC143212710 gene encoding C-Jun-amino-terminal kinase-interacting protein 4-like isoform X5, with translation MSQIEMDQETVYGTHEDSHVVMSEKVQTLAGSIYQEFEKMIARYDEDVVTDLMPLLVNVLECLDISYTENQEREVELELLREDNEQLVTQYEREKQLRKTSDQKLLELEDAAEDERKDLLLRIDSLESIVRMLELKTKNSHDHGTIANGSTSPFLHRTSLYIVRLEEKEAELKRDYTRLHERYTELFKTHVDYMERTKMLVGSTERLENATSGRGPSRLPSLGMAHMSRSSGPLSYGFQSLEASMNEEEIQEESPPNAANLRTEMLDSSSEAAIETSDKSQLTDKPAQENKTTAISRHESPETEAPPMLITPTSPTVEKVTTTPGGRSRTDREQRSGNTLYQELSFQDADALGEMDEGADITGMGKEVENLIMENNELLATKNALNIVKDDLIIKVDELTSEQEILREEVRGLQQARERLRQKVIALEEELKKVKEEAEAAAKAAKSDDEEDVPLAQRKRFTRVEMARVLMERNQYKENLMELQEAVRWTEMIRASKTDPSNISGGKGSVWKFFSSLFTSTADRGALVRGPHTLSQIRYSAPTNQVVPVLPLDAMRRRTLKGRHEIFDQGDTISSKKLVARRANERREQYRQVRAHVRKEDGRLQAYGWSLPGKPSAPVRQPVPVPVYCRPLQESEPGMKIWCGAGVNLSGGKTRDGGCMIGGSVFYAAEAQEVSTNSKNEAEDAVEHLDKELQENENQRLEAERLEQQLSSLVWICTWTQNIRMMAKVTVIDANNPAEILEVFNVCQGHLLCIASVPGAKESDYAQSANEDPVLTANGVPDNEDYEVNVEQNDQKRRQDIQGSPEKNYSDSVFEEQNSESIERSDNSNQNAVTEPQSLESVDSETMNLGKVQFLKANGEVPSVRSGEQDSNEESQTNDSEEDTPIEKMSSIQPTMWLGAQNGAVFVHSAVANWSVCLHSVMLKDAALAIVHVQGRVLVALADGSVALFRRGADGQWDLSQYHVITLGSPQHSIRCMTAVSGKTVWCGYRNKIHVIDPVSMTVECTVDAHPRRESQVRQLAWLGEGVWVSIRLDSTLRLYHAHTYQHLQDVDIEPYVSKMLGTGKLGFSFVRITALLISSNRLWIGTGNGVIISVPLSESAGGSMAVSRIQAVVGKNEAPGVGVRVFASDRGVTPGSFIPYCSMAHAQLSFHGHRDSVKMFVAVPGTSFKISTGHGGQSALTDGSQPAMLVLSGGEGYIDFRVGDGDETEESIERSNSVIAANVEEHGEQSHLIVWQVQSPVPVPING, from the exons ATGAGTCAAATAGAGATGGATCAAGAAACCGTGTACGGAACGCACGAGGACAGCCATGTGGTCATGTCGGAGAAAGTGCAGACCCTGGCTGGCAGTATTTATCAAGAGTTCGAGAAAATGATAGCTCGTTATGACGAAGACGTGGTGACAGATTTAATGCCGCTCCTAGTCAATGTTCTAGAATGTCTAGACATATCTTATACAGAGAACCAAGAACGCGAAGTCGAATtagaattattaagggaagacaATGAACAATTGGTTACACAGTATGAAAGGGAGAAACAGCTGAGAAAAACATCCGATCAG AAACTGCTCGAGCTGGAAGACGCTGCAGAAGACGAAAGAAAAGACCTTTTATTAAGAATCGATAGCTTGGAATCGATAGTAaggatgttggaattgaagacaAAGAATTCACACGATCACGGTACAATTGCCAATGGCTCTACCAGTCCATTCCTTCACAGAACATCCCTCTACA TTGTTCGtcttgaagagaaagaggcaGAGTTAAAGCGAGATTATACCCGGCTGCATGAACGATACACAGAGTTATTTAAAACGCATGTAGATTATATGGAAAGGACAAAGATGTTAGTTGGAAGCACAGAGAGATTAGAAAATGCGACTAGCGGTCGTGGCCCATCTCGTTTACCATCTCTTGGAATGGCTCATATGTCTAGAAGTTCTGGACCGTTGAGTTATGGTTTTCAGAGTTTAGAAGCTAGTATGAACGAAGAAGAGATTCAGGAAGAGAGCCCGCCAAACGCAGCTAACTTGAGAACTGAAATGTTAGATAGCAGTAGCGAGGCTGCTATAGAAACTTCTGATAAAAGTCAATTAACAGATAAACCAGCACAAGAGAATAAAACAACGGCAATTTCTAGAC ACGAAAGCCCGGAAACAGAAGCACCTCCAATGTTAATTACACCAACATCGCCAACAGTAGAGAAAGTAACTACAACGCCAGGTGGAAGGAGTAGAACCGATAGAGAACAACGAAGTGGCAATACGTTATATCAGGAACTTAGTTTTCAGGATGCTGATGCCTTGGGTGAAATGGACGAAGGAGCAGACATTACAG GAATGGGTAAAGAAGTGGAGAACCTTATTATGGAAAATAATGAGCTTTTGGCCACAAA GAATGCGCTCAACATTGTTAAAGATGACTTGATCATTAAAGTAGATGAGCTTACCAG TGAGCAGGAAATATTGCGCGAAGAAGTTCGAGGTTTGCAACAGGCTAGGGAACGTTTACGCCAAAAAGTGATTGCTCTTGAAGAAGAATTGAAAAAGGTTAAAGAAGAAGCCGAGGCAGCAGCGAAAGCAGCCAAGAGCGACGATGAGGAAGACGTGCCTTTGGCACAGAGAAAGAGGTTTACCAGAGTGGAGATGGCTAGGGTACTTATGGAGAGAAATCAGTACAAGGAAAATTTAATGGAACTTCAAGAGGCGGTTAGATGGACAGAAATGATAAGAGCTAGCAAGACTGACCCTTCCAATATATCAGGGGGAAAAGGTTCAGTGTGGAAGTT TTTTAGTAGTCTCTTCACATCGACTGCGGACCGAGGGGCTCTGGTTCGAGGACCACACACACTATCTCAAATTAGGTACAGCGCGCCAACGAATCAAGTTGTTCCGGTACTACCCTTGGACGCCATGCGTAGACGTACGTTGAAAGGTCGCCATGAGATTTTCGACCAGGGAGACACCAT ATCCTCCAAAAAACTTGTAGCCAGACGCGCTAATGAACGAAGAGAGCAATATCGGCAGgttcgcgcacatgttagaaaAGAAGATGGTCGATTGCAAGCTTACGGATGGAGTTTACCAGGAAAACCAAGCGCGCCTGTTCGACAACCTGTTCCTGTGCCGGTCTATTGCAGACCGTTACAAGAATCAGAACCTGGCATGAAG ATATGGTGCGGTGCCGGTGTGAATTTAAGTGGAGGTAAAACACGCGACGGTGGTTGTATGATCGGAGGCAGCGTGTTCTACGCAGCCGAGGCTCAAGAAGTAAGTACTAATTCAAAGAACGAAGCTGAGGATGCTGTTGAACATTTGGATAAAGAGCTTCAGGAGAATGAGAACCAGAGGTTGGAGGCAGAACGTTTAGAGCAACAGCTTAGTTCTTTAGTTTGGATTTGCACGTGGACTCAGAACATCAGAATGATGGCTAAAGTGACTGTGATAGACGCTAATAATCCAGCCGAGATTTTGGAAGTTTTTAACGTTTGCCAAGGACATTTACTTTGCATCGCAAGTGTACCTGGAGCCAAAGAGAGTGATTACGCTCAATCAGCCAACGAAGATCCGGTTCTAACTGCCAATGGAGTACCGGATAACGAGGACTACGAGGTGAACGTCGAACAAAACGATCAGAAAAGAAGACAAGACATCCAGGGATCACCTGAGAAAAATTATTCGGATAGTGTCTTCGAAGAGCAGAATAGCGAGAGCATCGAAAGATCTGATAACTCTAATCAGAATGCTGTAACCGAGCCCCAAAGTTTGGAAAGCGTAGACAGCGAAACGATGAATCTCGGGAAAGTACAGTTTCTGAAAGCTAACGGAGAGGTACCATCCGTGCGATCGGGAGAACAGGATAGTAACGAGGAGAGCCAAACGAATGATTCTGAAGAAGACACTCCGATAGAAAAGATGTCTTCGATACAACCGACTATGTGGCTCGGAGCTCAGAACGGTGCGGTGTTCGTTCATTCGGCTGTAGCTAATTGGTCGGTTTGTTTACATTCCGTAATGTTGAAGGATGCTGCGCTAGCTATTGT ACACGTTCAAGGCCGAGTTTTGGTCGCTCTTGCCGATGGAAGCGTAGCATTATTTAGGAGGGGTGCGGATGGTCAGTGGGACTTGTCTCAGTACCACGTGATCACTTTGGGTAGCCCACAACATTCAATCAGGTGCATGACCGCTGTTAGTGGCAAAACTGTATGGTGCGGATATAGGAATAAGATTCACGTAATAGATCCAGTTTCGATGACCGTTGAG TGTACCGTAGATGCTCACCCACGTCGAGAATCGCAAGTAAGACAATTAGCTTGGCTGGGCGAAGGTGTATGGGTCAGCATTCGTCTAGACTCAACGTTGCGACTCTATCACGCGCATACTTACCAACATCTTCAAGATGTCGACATCGAGCCTTACGTTAGCAAAATGCTTGGGACTGGGAAACTCGGTTTTTCTTTCGTAAGAATCACCGCGTTGCTTATTTCTTcgaatagactgtggatcggTACAGGAAATGGAGTGATCATTTCAGTTCCTTTATCTGAAA GTGCTGGTGGTTCGATGGCAGTGTCCAGAATTCAAGCTGTGGTTGGTAAAAATGAGGCACCAGGAGTTGGCGTTAGAGTCTTCGCATCTGACCGTGGAGTTACGCCTGGAAGTTTTATACCGTATTGCAGTATGGCTCACGCACAACTGAGTTTTCACGGACATAGAGATTCGGTGAAGATGTTTGTTGCGGTGCCTG GAACCTCTTTTAAAATTTCCACAGGCCACGGCGGTCAAAGTGCGTTGACGGACGGTTCTCAGCCAGCTATGCTGGTCCTCTCGGGAGGAGAAGGCTACATAGATTTCAGAGTCG GTGATGGGGATGAAACAGAGGAGAGCATTGAACGGTCCAACAGCGTGATAGCCGCGAACGTTGAAGAACACGGTGAACAGAGTCATCTGATCGTGTGGCAGGTACAAAGTCCTGTACCGGTGCCGATAAACGGCTAA
- the LOC143212710 gene encoding C-Jun-amino-terminal kinase-interacting protein 4-like isoform X2, whose translation MSQIEMDQETVYGTHEDSHVVMSEKVQTLAGSIYQEFEKMIARYDEDVVTDLMPLLVNVLECLDISYTENQEREVELELLREDNEQLVTQYEREKQLRKTSDQKLLELEDAAEDERKDLLLRIDSLESIVRMLELKTKNSHDHGTIANGSTSPFLHRTSLYIVRLEEKEAELKRDYTRLHERYTELFKTHVDYMERTKMLVGSTERLENATSGRGPSRLPSLGMAHMSRSSGPLSYGFQSLEASMNEEEIQEESPPNAANLRTEMLDSSSEAAIETSDKSQLTDKPAQENKTTAISRHESPETEAPPMLITPTSPTVEKVTTTPGGRSRTDREQRSGNTLYQELSFQDADALGEMDEGADITGSWVHPGEYASSGMGKEVENLIMENNELLATKNALNIVKDDLIIKVDELTSEQEILREEVRGLQQARERLRQKVIALEEELKKVKEEAEAAAKAAKSDDEEDVPLAQRKRFTRVEMARVLMERNQYKENLMELQEAVRWTEMIRASKTDPSNISGGKGSVWKFFSSLFTSTADRGALVRGPHTLSQIRYSAPTNQVVPVLPLDAMRRRTLKGRHEIFDQGDTISSKKLVARRANERREQYRQVRAHVRKEDGRLQAYGWSLPGKPSAPVRQPVPVPVYCRPLQESEPGMKIWCGAGVNLSGGKTRDGGCMIGGSVFYAAEAQEVSTNSKNEAEDAVEHLDKELQENENQRLEAERLEQQLSSLVWICTWTQNIRMMAKVTVIDANNPAEILEVFNVCQGHLLCIASVPGAKESDYAQSANEDPVLTANGVPDNEDYEVNVEQNDQKRRQDIQGSPEKNYSDSVFEEQNSESIERSDNSNQNAVTEPQSLESVDSETMNLGKVQFLKANGEVPSVRSGEQDSNEESQTNDSEEDTPIEKMSSIQPTMWLGAQNGAVFVHSAVANWSVCLHSVMLKDAALAIVHVQGRVLVALADGSVALFRRGADGQWDLSQYHVITLGSPQHSIRCMTAVSGKTVWCGYRNKIHVIDPVSMTVECTVDAHPRRESQVRQLAWLGEGVWVSIRLDSTLRLYHAHTYQHLQDVDIEPYVSKMLGTGKLGFSFVRITALLISSNRLWIGTGNGVIISVPLSESAGGSMAVSRIQAVVGKNEAPGVGVRVFASDRGVTPGSFIPYCSMAHAQLSFHGHRDSVKMFVAVPGTSFKISTGHGGQSALTDGSQPAMLVLSGGEGYIDFRVGDGDETEESIERSNSVIAANVEEHGEQSHLIVWQVQSPVPVPING comes from the exons ATGAGTCAAATAGAGATGGATCAAGAAACCGTGTACGGAACGCACGAGGACAGCCATGTGGTCATGTCGGAGAAAGTGCAGACCCTGGCTGGCAGTATTTATCAAGAGTTCGAGAAAATGATAGCTCGTTATGACGAAGACGTGGTGACAGATTTAATGCCGCTCCTAGTCAATGTTCTAGAATGTCTAGACATATCTTATACAGAGAACCAAGAACGCGAAGTCGAATtagaattattaagggaagacaATGAACAATTGGTTACACAGTATGAAAGGGAGAAACAGCTGAGAAAAACATCCGATCAG AAACTGCTCGAGCTGGAAGACGCTGCAGAAGACGAAAGAAAAGACCTTTTATTAAGAATCGATAGCTTGGAATCGATAGTAaggatgttggaattgaagacaAAGAATTCACACGATCACGGTACAATTGCCAATGGCTCTACCAGTCCATTCCTTCACAGAACATCCCTCTACA TTGTTCGtcttgaagagaaagaggcaGAGTTAAAGCGAGATTATACCCGGCTGCATGAACGATACACAGAGTTATTTAAAACGCATGTAGATTATATGGAAAGGACAAAGATGTTAGTTGGAAGCACAGAGAGATTAGAAAATGCGACTAGCGGTCGTGGCCCATCTCGTTTACCATCTCTTGGAATGGCTCATATGTCTAGAAGTTCTGGACCGTTGAGTTATGGTTTTCAGAGTTTAGAAGCTAGTATGAACGAAGAAGAGATTCAGGAAGAGAGCCCGCCAAACGCAGCTAACTTGAGAACTGAAATGTTAGATAGCAGTAGCGAGGCTGCTATAGAAACTTCTGATAAAAGTCAATTAACAGATAAACCAGCACAAGAGAATAAAACAACGGCAATTTCTAGAC ACGAAAGCCCGGAAACAGAAGCACCTCCAATGTTAATTACACCAACATCGCCAACAGTAGAGAAAGTAACTACAACGCCAGGTGGAAGGAGTAGAACCGATAGAGAACAACGAAGTGGCAATACGTTATATCAGGAACTTAGTTTTCAGGATGCTGATGCCTTGGGTGAAATGGACGAAGGAGCAGACATTACAG GTAGTTGGGTTCATCCTGGAGAATATGCATCGTCGG GAATGGGTAAAGAAGTGGAGAACCTTATTATGGAAAATAATGAGCTTTTGGCCACAAA GAATGCGCTCAACATTGTTAAAGATGACTTGATCATTAAAGTAGATGAGCTTACCAG TGAGCAGGAAATATTGCGCGAAGAAGTTCGAGGTTTGCAACAGGCTAGGGAACGTTTACGCCAAAAAGTGATTGCTCTTGAAGAAGAATTGAAAAAGGTTAAAGAAGAAGCCGAGGCAGCAGCGAAAGCAGCCAAGAGCGACGATGAGGAAGACGTGCCTTTGGCACAGAGAAAGAGGTTTACCAGAGTGGAGATGGCTAGGGTACTTATGGAGAGAAATCAGTACAAGGAAAATTTAATGGAACTTCAAGAGGCGGTTAGATGGACAGAAATGATAAGAGCTAGCAAGACTGACCCTTCCAATATATCAGGGGGAAAAGGTTCAGTGTGGAAGTT TTTTAGTAGTCTCTTCACATCGACTGCGGACCGAGGGGCTCTGGTTCGAGGACCACACACACTATCTCAAATTAGGTACAGCGCGCCAACGAATCAAGTTGTTCCGGTACTACCCTTGGACGCCATGCGTAGACGTACGTTGAAAGGTCGCCATGAGATTTTCGACCAGGGAGACACCAT ATCCTCCAAAAAACTTGTAGCCAGACGCGCTAATGAACGAAGAGAGCAATATCGGCAGgttcgcgcacatgttagaaaAGAAGATGGTCGATTGCAAGCTTACGGATGGAGTTTACCAGGAAAACCAAGCGCGCCTGTTCGACAACCTGTTCCTGTGCCGGTCTATTGCAGACCGTTACAAGAATCAGAACCTGGCATGAAG ATATGGTGCGGTGCCGGTGTGAATTTAAGTGGAGGTAAAACACGCGACGGTGGTTGTATGATCGGAGGCAGCGTGTTCTACGCAGCCGAGGCTCAAGAAGTAAGTACTAATTCAAAGAACGAAGCTGAGGATGCTGTTGAACATTTGGATAAAGAGCTTCAGGAGAATGAGAACCAGAGGTTGGAGGCAGAACGTTTAGAGCAACAGCTTAGTTCTTTAGTTTGGATTTGCACGTGGACTCAGAACATCAGAATGATGGCTAAAGTGACTGTGATAGACGCTAATAATCCAGCCGAGATTTTGGAAGTTTTTAACGTTTGCCAAGGACATTTACTTTGCATCGCAAGTGTACCTGGAGCCAAAGAGAGTGATTACGCTCAATCAGCCAACGAAGATCCGGTTCTAACTGCCAATGGAGTACCGGATAACGAGGACTACGAGGTGAACGTCGAACAAAACGATCAGAAAAGAAGACAAGACATCCAGGGATCACCTGAGAAAAATTATTCGGATAGTGTCTTCGAAGAGCAGAATAGCGAGAGCATCGAAAGATCTGATAACTCTAATCAGAATGCTGTAACCGAGCCCCAAAGTTTGGAAAGCGTAGACAGCGAAACGATGAATCTCGGGAAAGTACAGTTTCTGAAAGCTAACGGAGAGGTACCATCCGTGCGATCGGGAGAACAGGATAGTAACGAGGAGAGCCAAACGAATGATTCTGAAGAAGACACTCCGATAGAAAAGATGTCTTCGATACAACCGACTATGTGGCTCGGAGCTCAGAACGGTGCGGTGTTCGTTCATTCGGCTGTAGCTAATTGGTCGGTTTGTTTACATTCCGTAATGTTGAAGGATGCTGCGCTAGCTATTGT ACACGTTCAAGGCCGAGTTTTGGTCGCTCTTGCCGATGGAAGCGTAGCATTATTTAGGAGGGGTGCGGATGGTCAGTGGGACTTGTCTCAGTACCACGTGATCACTTTGGGTAGCCCACAACATTCAATCAGGTGCATGACCGCTGTTAGTGGCAAAACTGTATGGTGCGGATATAGGAATAAGATTCACGTAATAGATCCAGTTTCGATGACCGTTGAG TGTACCGTAGATGCTCACCCACGTCGAGAATCGCAAGTAAGACAATTAGCTTGGCTGGGCGAAGGTGTATGGGTCAGCATTCGTCTAGACTCAACGTTGCGACTCTATCACGCGCATACTTACCAACATCTTCAAGATGTCGACATCGAGCCTTACGTTAGCAAAATGCTTGGGACTGGGAAACTCGGTTTTTCTTTCGTAAGAATCACCGCGTTGCTTATTTCTTcgaatagactgtggatcggTACAGGAAATGGAGTGATCATTTCAGTTCCTTTATCTGAAA GTGCTGGTGGTTCGATGGCAGTGTCCAGAATTCAAGCTGTGGTTGGTAAAAATGAGGCACCAGGAGTTGGCGTTAGAGTCTTCGCATCTGACCGTGGAGTTACGCCTGGAAGTTTTATACCGTATTGCAGTATGGCTCACGCACAACTGAGTTTTCACGGACATAGAGATTCGGTGAAGATGTTTGTTGCGGTGCCTG GAACCTCTTTTAAAATTTCCACAGGCCACGGCGGTCAAAGTGCGTTGACGGACGGTTCTCAGCCAGCTATGCTGGTCCTCTCGGGAGGAGAAGGCTACATAGATTTCAGAGTCG GTGATGGGGATGAAACAGAGGAGAGCATTGAACGGTCCAACAGCGTGATAGCCGCGAACGTTGAAGAACACGGTGAACAGAGTCATCTGATCGTGTGGCAGGTACAAAGTCCTGTACCGGTGCCGATAAACGGCTAA